Part of the Xiphophorus maculatus strain JP 163 A chromosome 3, X_maculatus-5.0-male, whole genome shotgun sequence genome, TTTAATATGCACGCACAAATTCAGATGTCTACATACTTGCATTatgcatgtatattttttagtacTTTATGCCATGTTTATCCTTCCACAACCTTCTCACAGTAGTTTGCTGGACCCATTCATCTTGACACAATAGCTGAGTCAGGTTACACCAGCTAtgggcacacacacacttttcaacACTGTCCACAAATTTTCTTTGAGATCAGAGCTTTGCAATGGAAACTCCAAAATGTTGCCTCTAAGCCACTTTGTAATAGTTGCAATATGTGGCTAGCACTGCAACGTCCTTTTCTTCTTGTATTCAGAAATGAAGGGGGTGAATAATGGGGACCAACAGCCAGAGGAGCAACTTTAAACCCGAGGTCGACCTCAACGCTCCCGCTCGGAGTGACGATGACAGAGCGATGCCCAACGTTTCTGTCAAAGGCCTCAAGGAAAACTGGCAGAAGTGGTCCAGTGAGCACCAGGAGAGCCAGAAGCTCAACCCCTTCAGTCATGACACCAGGCAGACTGTGGTGGCCCTTCAGAGGGGACAGGATGATTACGGGAGACCCCAGCAGGGGTCCCTGACTGAGAAACGTGGGAAGGAGGCTCACACACACATCGGCAGGGAGGTCCAGAAGCTGTGCGAGGTGATAAGGGACATCGGGGAGCACGACGGGGACGGACGAGACAGCCACAGGAAAGGGATCACGGTTGAATTCGGGAAGCTTTTTGAGCATTACGTGGCCATCTCCAATACGCTGGTGGGAATTCTTTTACGGGCCAGAAAACAGGGGCTGGTGGACTTCGAGGGGGAGATGCTGTGGCAAGGAAAGGACAATCATGTAATTATCACTTTGTTGGAATAAGCACTTATTGGGATTTGTGTTGATGCCTTGATTCATGTTGAGAAAGAGTgacttcaaaaaaataaaataaaatacaattctcTACAAATCCTCCTGATTTGTATTAAAAAGTAGTTTTAGATCAGCTCAAAGTGAAGACACAAGCAGGTAGAATTATCATCAACATTTCCGACATAATTTCAAGAGAACAAGACAGTATTTCTGTTCACAACCTCGGTGAAGGTCAGATGCTTCCAAAAATTAAGACTTCCCCAAACATgattaaaacacttttattaAAGGTCACCAGCTGTAGTGAAGATTGATAGTTCGTGCATTtatgaggaaaagaaaattgtgcAGCAATAATTTCACGCATTTCTTTCTTGAATAAATTCATAGTTTGTTCAGGAAAAAATTTTGCCCAACCTtccaatacttttttttttcataaaggaTTACAAGTCTCAACAGCAGTTTGATCTAGttgggtctggactttgactaggccattgaAACATCttgatgtgttttgtttctcttccatCCATCCGGTTGTAGATTTACTGCACAGTCCTGAAAAATACTCAGTTTGAGCCCAACTTCATCTGTTCTCATCTAATCTTACAATTGACTCTATATTGTTACAATGTAGATGTGAATTCATGGCCAATTCAGTGTAAGGGTGCACTGGCCTCCAGAAACAGCCCAACTCATCACCCGTCTGCCACAAAGCTCGACACTTAGTATGAGATTTCCTCTCTAAAAGAACTGAGGATGCGCTCCCTGTCCCCACTGCTGTATTTTACTGTACTACATCTGGCGATTAAAACAACTTTGATGTTAAATAATCCACTCTTCAAGATGTTGCTTGCAGCTGTAAGcccataaatgtatgaaaagaACCATACAAACCCGGCCGCATTGAAGTCCACGGCTTTATGGTGCACTGAAAGTGCATGAGCGAGTATCTAAAGTCAGAGGGGTAGATGGGCCTGAACCAAGGTGAACACAAAGCCTGCCGCTGACAGACAGCCTGGTGCTATAGGATGAACCTGATCCGACTTGGACCAGAGCCTCGCAATATGTGTTTATTACAGAGGTGCTTTGTAGTTGCACTGTCATGatgattagttttgttttgggggtttttgtACCTTTACCACAGTAAGATGTACAGTGTAATAAAAGCactactttaaaaatgtgacactagcgaatttgactttatttaagAAACTGTACAAATATGGTCAAATGTTTTGAGTTACGAGAAAGAATGAGGACTAATGAAGACCACAAACAACCCCTTAGAAGCAACATTGTTTATTCTAAATTAATGATTCAAAGTGCATATTGGTTGTACAAAACATGCTCTAGTGCCCACACATTTACATTCAGTTCATACACAGCAATAAAGGATGACAATGCCCTGACATTtgataaaactgattaaagatGGATGGCTTCTGAATTTAAAAGCTTCTAAACTGATCAGCTGGATAGAATCACacacttccaaaaaaaaaaaacacaagtctgCCATAAAATTAGTGttgttgctttttcattttgaattatGTGTATTCTGTAAATATGGTTTTGTTTGAGGTAAAGCAGACCTTCACAAACTGGTAGTCAGTATTAATGTACATCTTTCGCACATACCACCTATAAGCAATGGggctttttttacttttctttttacacattaCAATCATTTTAAGTATCTTCAGTGCATTAACTGCGTCGTAGTGCTTCTTATGATCATTTTGTACAGTACCTGAACAAACAAAGTAACGTTTTGAGGATTACACATGTAAAACAGGCGGCACAGCTCATATACTCAGTGGataaatgttcaatttaatatatttttgttcacatgCATAACCTCAGCTTCACAATGCAGGCCCTATGAAATGACAGATTCTGTTGATGTTGATTAGTTTTGTTCTACagttgcattttaaaatcaaatcatctttcagttttgatcaaatcagaaaaatgctAATTGGTCCATAGCCATTGGTTTTCTCTAAGATGACGAGCTAACAGAGAGCTTTGATACCCCACCCTTCCTGGGGCATCTTTGTGGCACATTGTGAAGAAACCGAGAAGTACTTGCCCTACAGGGCATCACACACGTTTAAAATAAAGTACTGTCCTTAACCTTTGTCAAACAAGAAAGAACAATAGATCCTGTATCCTCCAACATGGCAGCTACAGGAAGGATGATTGACGCCACTTTATCAAAATTCACTGAAGAATAAAATGGATACGGAGTTCAATGTGTCTCTACTTTAGAGTTGAGGAGCTCAATCAGCTGATCTGCCTGCAAAACATTTGACAATGAAAGAAGATGTTAGCTGTTCAGgcgtttttcttcttttttgttcttaCCCATCATGAATAAAGTATAGTGACAGCTACACTACAGATACCAACAAATGCAGCACCCCATCCACTACACTCACACAGTCTAAATGCAAATAACGCTGTGATGCaatatatgcaaataaaaaactaacgACCAGATTGTCTTCCTATGATTGAAATGCTAAAAACGTTAGGCTACCTACTCTAAATCTGTAGGGTAGCATCAGTAATTAAATAAGATATTGAGGATTTGACAGAAGAAAGTTGTGatttcaaaactgaccaaagagagagaaaagagtaCGGATTAATCTTgttgtttccatttaaaataaaaacagcaagaaaTACATATTCCATATCTCTGATGACAGAAGCCCCGGGTAAAGCACTCATTTTTAACAAACCtaaattcaaagtttttctaaaacttaCCGTGACAAACCAGTAGGCGTTGAGTCTGTAGATGAGGCGCGACATGAAGCCCATTTGACTGACTGGTGCCAGAACATGAAGGTGTAAATGTGAGACGGAACAGAACGGTGGCCAATGGAAGCCGAACCTGCACAGGAAACATGTGAAGTATTTACTGTTACATCTGCTGCACATAACACATCAACATACGTCACTCGTCAAAAGACGATCCTCTAAATTTACTGCCGTGCGATACTGAATGTTGCTAACCTGACATCAGCGAGATCGGTCacgttgtgtttttgcaaaacatcCTTCCCGACGTCAACCATTTGCTTCACTAGAAACAACAGGAGAAGAATTTAGCTTGTTGACCGTatgtgcaggaaaaaaaaaaaaaaaaaaaaacacaaatgagtGACCTTACCTAAAGGCACATGTTGTATGTTGAGTGATTTACAGTTTCCAACATGTTTGGTTGGGACAACCAGGTAATGATGTGGAGCTGCGGGTTTAATGTCCCTGAAACAGCAAATATCTTCATCCTGcaacatatttatttcacaaaaacctGAAGTTACCAGTCTGTGGTTTACAATCAGCCACATGTTGCTCTGTGTCCACATGAGGCTGGTTCCTTTGAAGGCtagaaatattcagaaatgtaCGGATTTCGATGGATGTATCTTCCACGTCTGGATATGGATAGAAACAGAAAACGCAGCGTGGAAAATGTAATTTcctaaaattacattttctacatGTAGAAATGTAGAATGTAGAAATGTAGACTACATGTAAAAACGACTGTTAAATGTGTATTCATCCTTTATCAGTCTGCTAAGTTATCATCGCTTTATTAAGCAATTTCCCCCTTGGAGAACAATAAATGATATTCTCTTCTATTGTCCCTCCACCTGTTCATCAATTCATTAACCTAGAATTCAGCTTTTCAATAGTACATCCATCCTGTATCTATCCATCTCTCTGTCCACCATCCATCTGCAGTCAGATAATCATCACTCTATCCACTATTAAATCCATTAGTCCATTATCCATCGATCTATATTCCTGTTTATCCATTATTCACCCATCCATTGTTCATCTCCTGCTTAAAATGAACAGTGACTCTGTCTTTGTGTACTCGGACTAAAAGAGCCTGACAATTCTGAACATTTGAGTCTAGAAAAGGGAGAAATTTCACCACAGCCTTTTACTGCGTGAACTTTTGACTTGTACAGGAACCCTGTTTTGACCAGACGGGATGCGAGACACACCTTACCCACATGATGGACCATTAACACAACAATTACTGCACTACAGGTTCACTGTTCTGCAAGCTATAATCGactaaaatatctaaaaggAAGCTTCAATACCAGCCACGTCTTCCCTGTCCATGTCTGACAAGAGCAAAATCCGTTGCTATGAGAGTCTGTtaacaaaaacaagctaaaGCTAGCTGACTGACATCCACacacaaaacaggaagaaaaagatTCTCACTCTGTGGAGAAGCTCTGTGTCCATTTCATTGTTTGCAATCCTGCAGAAAACACACTTGTTGTTATAACCCTCCGCTGGTACACCGCCGGCTCGGTCTGTGCCCGTTGAGACGGGCTGAGAAGAAGTCTGACCCTCGGCCATTGCTGGGCAACGTGAATTGTCAATACTAAGACCAGAGAAGTCGATCCCAGATGCTCGACTCTGGATTCAGCCTCTGTTCTTTATGTACacgtaaatatatttattctagCGCAATAGCGTCTTAACTTAACCGTAACctaaaagtttaacaaaaatgacaaaataactgaattatgtatattttttttatcctctccCCAGATGTGAACAGGAACAGAACTTTGACAGGTTTTCCGCTGCGCATGCGCGACTGGGAAAACTGAACGGGGAAAATGATTTTATAAGTCTCTGTTTGGCCtgaaaatattgttgttgttgttgtttaaagtcCGTGCTTGCCTCTCTATTTTTATATCCTTGTGtataaaagaagcaaaaatgtaactaaatatgtttaatatgcAGTTATACACATATTTAAACTGGGACAATAATATCAACAGCTGTTCCTTTTGATATTAAGTCCTAGTCTCCAAAGAGACAAATGGCAttagttattttgaaaatgtttttggatgAAGTGGAGAGGGCCATATCGGGTTCTGATCATTTaatcaggaaacaaaaacctttgacaaaaaaaaaaactgttaatgcTAACTGAAGCATCCCTAAGTACATTTTTGTCAGTAGCActaaaaatgatatttaaaaaattgggCTGAATAATTTCTCATAAATCAGAAATATGTTTGCAGTGAAGATAATGATGCgggaaaaatatttagttgcaCTTTGTTGCTAcgattttgattttaacataCCATTCACTACTTCATAAATCTATTATAACTAACCCTCCACAGGTGGCATGACTTTATGAAGTCTGTCTGCAACAAATTTCTTcaccaggtaaaaaaaaaaaaaaaatatatatatatatatatatatatatatatatatatatatatatatatatatatatatatatatatatacttcacatctaaatctgccagggttATGAATTGCCCTTGTTCTGCTGTAGAGTGACTCAATACTTCTtataatcattttgttttcctatAAGTAGACTCAAGGACTGAAGGCTACCTCTGCTTTCCCACATTGTTGCGTTGTTGTATATTTAGTGTTTGACTGGAGAAATAAAACCATGAAGTTGCTCCATGGTGGACGAGTTGCTCACAGTGTTGTCTTGCAGCCGGAAGCATCTGGGTTCAAATACTGGCCTGGTTTCTTTCTTCGTGAAGTTGCATGTTCCTCAGTGCATGTCTAGCTTCTCATCCAGCTTCCAAAAACAGGACTGTTAGGTCAGCTGGTTACTCTAAATTGTGTAAGTCTATGTGTGCATCCATTGTTTTGTCCAGAGTTGCCCTGTGATGAACTGGCAACCGGGAACAGACAAAGGATGGATGAAAAAACCCCGGCATGTTCCTGAGAGAACAGACAAGaaggcaaagagaaaaaaaaaatagagagacgGCCACCACTTGAAAGCGATTAATGATGCGTCTGTCAAGTCTTGTCTGTCGTTTTCTGAGGGTAACGTCATTGATGACTTAACCTAAACCTCGCCTGATTCATGGAGACGTTCGAGTTCTGGCGTGATTAATGAACAGACAGCTGTATATTGTGGATACGCTCACACAAGCACCAGGTCAAAGGGGAAAACTTGTTCATAGGTGCATTTTGGGAAGTTAATTTTCTCAGTGGTAACATTTTGATGCGGTGCAGAGTTTCTCTGCACggtcttaaaacaaaaaaagcatctcTTAATTATCTCAATTTAGggctgtaaaagtaaaagtcttaaattaaacCAATAACTACTGTATGAGGGATAGTGCGCTTCAATTCATTTATTGCATTGTGTTACATTTGCTCATCCATGGGTTTTAGAAGCAAACTAAAACCCATAAACAATAGCTTTTTTAAAGCTTAACAGAGTCTCCTTCATTTATCTTGTATAAATGATTTAAGTCTAAAATCTTATGTTTTCTTAGAGATTCTTGAATGTTATTTATGGAAACTATCAGAAATCCTATGACCTATCTCAAAAGGGTAATTCCTCTGAACTAGAGCACAATTGAAACAatattatgttttgaaatagAACAGACAGCTGTCTGAGAcctaatgtctttttttttttaattattgaaatatatttgcCAGATACTATTGGTTGGTCATGTTACATACTCATTATacacagaaaaatagaaactatAAGTTTAAActgtggagagagaaaaaaacatgtggtGCATTCTGAAATATGATATATGATTTCCTTGACTGgggtgttattattattattattattattattattattattattattattattattattattattattattatttcttcggctgaaatgttgcaaacatttctgagtgaaatgatttattttagaaaagagaGTCTTACTAAGAAATTGTGCTGCAAAACTGTCTTTGACCAGCAGGGGGGGATATGTACAAGCAAATTAGATTTGAGAAACATGCTTTTGCATAATAATTGGctgaaaaatacaacatttttttcatattcacaCCCCAAAGTTGATGCCAGATGCAGAGTTCTCTTGCCCAAACATCTGAGCTCATcaggacacaaacacaaaccatgCTACAGGTTTCTGTCCCGCCGATGTCCTGCTTTATAAAATCTCCAGTGCAAACACGCAAATCTAAATGACACTCTGTCTTTTGGTTCCATTTTAGCTTTGTCTGTCCATTACACTTTGGCAGTTCAAAGCTAGAGTGATGCACATCACACCTTCTACGTcgtaatatatatatttttttaatgttttgtttttgttgaggtatgataataaaaaatacaaatgatacACTCAGCCTTAACAGTAAATAGAACTacgttttcatttatttagacTTTAACAGTGACAGTGTCAGCACCACCTCATCTGACATGTACACATTCAagtaaaaacaaccagaaagaCACTCGGAAGAGCTTGCTTGCTtaagtgcatttttaaaaaagaaagaaaaaaatagatgtacacacatgtatttaaaaattaaaacattgcaaaaatGTGCAAGATACGTATTTCCCTAAAAGGAATCCTTAAACGAACAAAGGGCATTTAGGAGAAGAGCAGTGGCCGTTAACTCTTCAGTTTTGTGCCTCAGTCTCTAGTCATAACAGTTTTATTgtgctttttggtttttgtacAGGTTTTACTGACTCCTGTGCTGAGGTAAATCTGTGCATCTGTGCAGATGCACAGATTTACCTCCTCTCCTATTACAGTGTCTGCACCATAAAATTAATCACTTCACTTAAGGCCACAAGCAAATACGTGCAACTGTTCTCCCCCTGCAAGTGCATTTTAAACCTACGAGTAATGAAGTCATTCCCgttaagtgaaaataaatagaaaacgtTAAAAGACTTTCACAAGACACCTCGTGTTGGGTGACACAATCAAAGCTGGCCACAACAGGACAAAGCTTTTAACGGCTCCTCCGCCAGTTTCGCAATGAGCTTTTCATGTTTCCTCTAGTCTCTAGGAGTCGCATTTCAACCGACCGGAATACGAACTCGCAGAACCGGTCCGCAGAACCAGTCTCTTAGGCTTTGTGCAGCATGTGGGATGCTCTCATGCAGGTGCAGTGGAGAGAGCTGATGCTCCACTCTGGTTGGGTTTTGAGGCGTCGCAGCCTCAGAGAAGAAACCTCGTTTGCTTGACGCTGCCATTCAGTCCCTGCACGGTCCAAACTTCGATGTCCAGAACAGTGAAGTCCTCGTGCGTGGACAGAGGAGCGTTGTGGAAGGTGGGGAAGGAAAAGCTCGCACCGCAGCACAAATCTGCGTCCAGCCAGAGGGCAAATCCACCcctaaaagagagaaaacatatACATTTAGAAGGAGAATCTTTGAAATATATTGCAGCGCATTTTAAGAACAGGAACAGAGCCTACCCTCCTCCACCAATCTGCAGAGGTTCCCTGCTGCCACTCACAGAGTAGGAGTTCTCTCCACTTCACTTGTATtgctaaagaaaacacaaataaaagatattaacagttttagctttaaatcGTTTTTGTTATGTCCTTCTTCAACCTATATCTTTGGCTGACATCGATAAAAGAACCTATGTGTCCATCCAATTAGTAGTAGTAGTCTCacatatttatgtttctctAACAGGTTCGTGTTAAGAATGACAATTGAAAGTGTGAACTTTAATTATTACTAATGCTACATTCAGAGACgtgtctgaaaataaaagctccCCCAACCTTCTACCTGGAAATCAGGACCGAAGCTGAACAAGAAGGTCTGGCCAGTAAATATTTACTGACTGAACGGATCTGAGCAGAAAGCCCCAAACACctgaaaataacaacaacaacaacaacatcagtTTGTTAATTGGTGTTTTGGCTTGTTGGGAACCTGTCAGATCCAGATGCAAACCTTTGTGAACATGTCTTTGACGACCAGCAGCACTGGGCTGTCCAGGTTAGCTGTGTTCctatagagcaggggtgtccaaagtgggtcctggagggccggcatcctgcatgttttggttctctccctggtttaacacacctggatcaaatgatggctcattagaggcctaagaagaacattgacatgctgagaa contains:
- the LOC111608154 gene encoding actin-binding Rho-activating protein-like; translated protein: MGTNSQRSNFKPEVDLNAPARSDDDRAMPNVSVKGLKENWQKWSSEHQESQKLNPFSHDTRQTVVALQRGQDDYGRPQQGSLTEKRGKEAHTHIGREVQKLCEVIRDIGEHDGDGRDSHRKGITVEFGKLFEHYVAISNTLVGILLRARKQGLVDFEGEMLWQGKDNHVIITLLE
- the hint3 gene encoding histidine triad nucleotide-binding protein 3 isoform X2, producing the protein MAEGQTSSQPVSTGTDRAGGVPAEGYNNKCVFCRIANNEMDTELLHRDEDICCFRDIKPAAPHHYLVVPTKHVGNCKSLNIQHVPLVKQMVDVGKDVLQKHNVTDLADVRFGFHWPPFCSVSHLHLHVLAPVSQMGFMSRLIYRLNAYWFVTHLPLEVHQPLFSGP
- the hint3 gene encoding histidine triad nucleotide-binding protein 3 isoform X1 produces the protein MAEGQTSSQPVSTGTDRAGGVPAEGYNNKCVFCRIANNEMDTELLHRDEDICCFRDIKPAAPHHYLVVPTKHVGNCKSLNIQHVPLVKQMVDVGKDVLQKHNVTDLADVRFGFHWPPFCSVSHLHLHVLAPVSQMGFMSRLIYRLNAYWFVTADQLIELLNSKVETH